The following are encoded together in the Populus trichocarpa isolate Nisqually-1 chromosome 5, P.trichocarpa_v4.1, whole genome shotgun sequence genome:
- the LOC18099029 gene encoding alcohol dehydrogenase has product MSSTAGQVIRCKAAVAWEAGKPLVMEEVEVAPPQAMEVRLKILFTSLCHTDVYFWEAKGQTPLFPRIFGHEAGGIVESVGEGVTDLKPGDHVLPVFTGECKECRHCKSEESNMCDLLRINTDRGVMLNDGKSRFSIGGQPIYHFVGTSTFSEYTVVHVGCLAKINPAAPLDKVCILSCGVSTGLGATLNVAKPKKGSSVAIFGLGAVGLAAAEGARIAGASRIIGVDLNSNRFNEAKKFGVTEFVNPKDYKKPVQEVIAEMTNGGVDRSVECTGSINAMISAFECVHDGWGVAVLVGVPNKDDSFKTHPMSFLNEKTLKGTFFGNYKPRSDLPSVVEMYMNKELELEKFITHEVPFSEINKAFDYMLSGASLRCIIRMEA; this is encoded by the exons ATGTCAAGCACTGCTGGTCAAGTCATTCGTTGCAAAG CTGCTGTGGCATGGGAAGCTGGAAAGCCATTAGTGATGGAGGAAGTGGAGGTGGCTCCACCACAAGCTATGGAGGTTCGTTTGAAGATCCTCTTCACTTCCCTCTGCCATACTGATGTTTACTTCTGGGAAGCCAAG GGGCAAACCCCATTGTTTCCTCGCATATTTGGCCACGAAGCAGGAGG gATTGTCGAAAGTGTTGGTGAGGGGGTGACAGACCTGAAACCCGGTGACCATGTGCTTCCTGTCTTCACAGGAGAGTGCAAGGAATGCCGACATTGCAAATCAGAGGAGAGTAATATGTGTGATCTTCTGAGGATCAACACTGACAGAGGTGTGATGTTGAATGATGGAAAGTCTAGATTTTCAATTGGAGGGCAGCCCATTTACCACTTTGTTGGTACCTCAACCTTTAGTGAGTACACTGTGGTTCATGTTGGCTGTCTTGCCAAGATCAATCCGGCTGCTCCTCTTGACAAAGTTTGTATCCTCAGCTGTGGAGTTTCAACAG GTCTTGGTGCCACCTTGAACGTTGCAAAACCGAAGAAAGGCTCGTCAGTAGCCATTTTTGGACTAGGAGCTGTAGGCCTTGCA GCTGCTGAAGGGGCTCGAATTGCTGGTGCTTCAAGAATCATTGGTGTCGATTTGAATTCCAATAGGTTCAATGAAG CCAAGAAATTCGGTGTCACGGAGTTTGTAAACCCAAAAGATTATAAGAAGCCTGTTCAAGAG GTGATAGCTGAGATGACCAACGGAGGAGTTGATCGAAGTGTCGAGTGCACTGGAAGTATTAATGCCATGATTTCTGCCTTTGAATGTGTCCATGAT GGATGGGGTGTTGCTGTACTTGTTGGTGTGCCCAACAAAGATGATTCTTTCAAAACCCATCCAATGAGTTTCCTGAATGAGAAGACTCTCAAGGGTACCTTCTTTGGCAACTACAAACCGCGCTCCGACCTTCCTTCAGTGGTTGAAATGTACATGAACAAG GAGCTTGAGCTGGAGAAATTCATCACCCATGAGGTCCCTTTCTCAGAAATCAACAAGGCTTTTGACTACATGCTTAGTGGAGCAAGTCTCAGGTGTATCATCCGCATGGAAGCGTAA